A genomic window from Anaerolineae bacterium includes:
- a CDS encoding slipin family protein codes for MFTLIAVVVFVAFFLSTAIRILNEYERGVIFRLGRVIKAKGPGLIILIPMIDKMVKVSLRLVAMDVDPQDVITRDNVSVKVNAVIYFRVIDPIKAIIEVEQYSYAMSQLAQTTLRSVCGQVNLDELLSERENINEQLQTILDTHTDPWGLKVTTVELKHIDLPQEMQRSMAKQAEAERERRAKVINAEGEFQAATKLAEASKIIEGHPTALQLRYLQTMREMSAEQNTTTIFPFPIELFSAFIKPREKEDK; via the coding sequence ATGTTTACATTAATTGCTGTTGTTGTATTTGTAGCCTTTTTTCTGTCAACAGCCATACGAATATTAAACGAGTATGAACGCGGGGTTATATTCAGGCTTGGCAGGGTTATCAAGGCAAAAGGGCCAGGTCTGATCATACTTATTCCAATGATAGATAAAATGGTAAAGGTAAGCCTGCGTCTTGTAGCCATGGATGTAGATCCTCAGGATGTTATAACCAGGGATAATGTTTCGGTGAAGGTTAATGCTGTAATCTATTTCAGGGTAATCGACCCGATAAAGGCTATAATTGAGGTTGAGCAATACAGCTATGCCATGTCTCAACTTGCTCAGACAACCCTGAGAAGTGTATGCGGCCAGGTAAATCTGGATGAGCTTTTGTCTGAAAGGGAAAACATTAATGAACAGCTTCAGACAATACTGGATACACATACAGATCCGTGGGGTTTAAAGGTTACAACCGTGGAATTAAAGCATATTGATCTGCCCCAGGAGATGCAGCGCTCTATGGCTAAGCAGGCTGAGGCGGAAAGGGAACGTCGCGCCAAGGTAATCAATGCAGAAGGGGAATTCCAGGCTGCGACAAAGCTGGCCGAAGCATCGAAAATAATTGAAGGTCACCCTACGGCCTTGCAACTCAGGTATCTCCAAACAATGCGCGAGATGTCGGCAGAGCAGAATACAACAACAATTTTTCCGTTTCCGATTGAGTTGTTCAGCGCGTTTATCAAACCTCGGGAAAAGGAAGACAAATAA